A genome region from Archaeoglobus fulgidus DSM 4304 includes the following:
- a CDS encoding RAD55 family ATPase — MLERIKSGVIGLDEILGGGFIKNTVNAVVGGMGCGKTIFCMNYLLEGLENGEKCMYASPDLDVDEFLRLAESMHWDFSKYIDNGQLNIMTVVAEDAASFIKMAFEYDRVAVDALSPLVIDVEAGSRKEIGWLLKNLKSKGTALITVEEPLRQNADLLLLLADSVISLRYTGYGGPFSRTLRVLKHRMSWHGDGVYPFYIIEGAGIVIDEKRGEGFELEEEMNLPERAKEKIAEMCKKGTLTLEDISKIKRRIP; from the coding sequence ATGCTGGAAAGAATTAAGTCGGGCGTCATCGGGCTTGATGAAATCCTCGGTGGGGGGTTCATTAAAAACACAGTCAATGCAGTCGTAGGCGGCATGGGGTGTGGTAAGACCATTTTCTGCATGAACTACCTTCTTGAAGGCCTTGAAAACGGTGAAAAATGTATGTACGCTTCACCAGACCTCGATGTTGACGAGTTTCTGAGGCTTGCCGAATCAATGCATTGGGACTTTTCCAAGTACATTGACAACGGGCAGCTGAACATAATGACGGTTGTGGCGGAAGACGCAGCATCGTTCATAAAAATGGCTTTTGAATACGACAGAGTTGCCGTGGACGCATTATCTCCTCTAGTCATTGACGTTGAAGCCGGAAGCAGAAAGGAGATAGGCTGGTTGCTTAAAAATCTCAAGTCGAAGGGGACGGCCCTGATTACTGTGGAGGAGCCTTTAAGACAGAATGCCGATTTGCTGTTGCTTTTGGCTGATAGCGTTATAAGCCTCAGATACACCGGTTACGGCGGTCCTTTCAGCAGGACGCTGAGAGTTCTAAAGCATAGAATGTCCTGGCACGGAGATGGGGTTTATCCCTTCTACATTATTGAGGGTGCTGGGATAGTTATTGACGAAAAGAGGGGAGAAGGGTTTGAATTAGAGGAGGAGATGAACCTGCCCGAAAGGGCCAAGGAAAAAATCGCAGAGATGTGTAAAAAGGGCACTCTCACCTTAGAGGATATTAGCAAAATAAAGCGGAGAATACCATGA